From Streptomyces sp. CMB-StM0423, a single genomic window includes:
- a CDS encoding MFS transporter yields MRQSPPGTRLPEAAGRRAAAPLWAVVLTACAGQFLVVLDVSVVNVALPSMREDLGMSASGLQWVVNLYTLAFAGLMLLGGRAGDIFGRKRVFLVGLAVFTAASLAGGLAQEPWQLLVARAVQGVGAAVLAPSTLTLLTSSVPEGPVRVRAIGTWTAAGAGGGAAGSLVGGVLTDALSWRWVLLINVPVGAAVLTCAALWLAESRGGPRRRLDIPGAVLVTAGIGAVSYGIVQTESHGWTAAAVLLPLCGGLALVGTFLLVEARTRAPLMPLGLFRLRSVSAANTAMFVTGAAMFSSWYFLSLYMQNVLGYTPLEAGFAFVPHSLTIVAASKLAPRVLARTGAKALAIAGVLMAAGGYLWQSTADAGGTYVTDIAGPGILMMAGVGFMATPLAHLATSGAPAGDAGVVSGVMNTSRTMGGSLGLAVLSTVAATRIGGGSGPDALASGYSLAFQTGVGILLGCAALMLIALPRPAAVPGPAKA; encoded by the coding sequence ATGCGCCAGTCACCACCCGGTACCCGGCTGCCCGAGGCCGCCGGGCGCCGTGCCGCCGCACCGCTGTGGGCCGTCGTGCTCACGGCGTGCGCGGGCCAGTTCCTCGTCGTGCTCGACGTCTCCGTCGTCAATGTCGCGCTGCCGTCCATGCGCGAGGACCTCGGGATGAGCGCGTCGGGGCTCCAGTGGGTGGTGAACCTGTACACGCTGGCCTTCGCCGGTCTCATGCTGCTCGGCGGCCGGGCCGGGGACATCTTCGGCCGCAAGCGCGTCTTCCTCGTCGGCCTCGCGGTCTTCACCGCCGCCAGCCTCGCCGGGGGCCTCGCGCAGGAGCCGTGGCAACTGCTCGTCGCGCGGGCCGTGCAGGGCGTCGGCGCCGCGGTGCTGGCGCCCTCGACGCTCACGCTGCTCACCTCGTCCGTGCCCGAGGGCCCGGTGCGGGTGCGCGCGATCGGGACGTGGACGGCGGCCGGCGCGGGCGGCGGGGCGGCCGGCTCGCTCGTCGGCGGGGTGCTGACGGACGCGCTGTCGTGGCGCTGGGTGCTGCTGATCAACGTGCCGGTCGGCGCCGCGGTCCTCACCTGCGCGGCCCTGTGGCTGGCGGAGAGCCGCGGCGGGCCGCGGCGGCGGCTCGACATCCCGGGCGCGGTCCTGGTCACCGCCGGGATCGGCGCCGTGTCGTACGGGATCGTGCAGACCGAGAGCCACGGGTGGACGGCGGCCGCGGTGCTGCTGCCGCTCTGCGGCGGGCTGGCGCTGGTCGGGACGTTCCTGCTGGTGGAGGCCAGGACGCGGGCGCCGCTGATGCCGCTGGGGCTGTTCCGGCTGCGGTCGGTGTCGGCGGCCAACACGGCGATGTTCGTGACCGGCGCGGCGATGTTCTCGTCCTGGTACTTCCTGTCGCTCTACATGCAGAACGTCCTCGGCTACACGCCGCTCGAGGCCGGCTTCGCCTTCGTGCCGCACTCGCTGACGATCGTGGCCGCGTCGAAGCTGGCGCCGCGGGTGCTGGCCCGTACGGGCGCGAAGGCGCTGGCGATCGCGGGCGTGCTGATGGCGGCCGGCGGCTATCTGTGGCAGAGCACGGCGGACGCGGGCGGCACGTACGTCACGGACATCGCCGGGCCCGGGATCCTGATGATGGCCGGGGTGGGCTTCATGGCCACGCCGCTGGCCCACCTGGCGACCTCGGGGGCGCCCGCGGGCGACGCGGGCGTGGTGTCGGGGGTGATGAACACGTCGCGGACGATGGGCGGTTCGCTGGGTCTCGCGGTGCTGTCGACGGTGGCCGCCACGCGCATCGGCGGCGGGTCCGGGCCCGATGCGCTGGCTTCTGGGTACTCGCTGGCGTTCCAGACGGGGGTCGGGATCCTGCTGGGCTGCGCGGCGCTGATGCTCATAGCCCTGCCCCGCCCGGCCGCCGTGCCGGGGCCGGCGAAGGCGTGA
- a CDS encoding CapA family protein, whose protein sequence is MRGYKTTSTTATTLVVSAALLAAATACAHGPAGTTSDDGKAPGKEARAPFTLVATGDILPHDSVIQQANRDAGGKGHDFRPMLDGVKPVISAADLAICHMETVYGPAGGPYTGYPVFVSPPQLAAAARDTGYDSCSTASNHTLDAGSQGIGRTLDALDAAGVAHTGSARTPAEAQRPALLEAGGATVAQLAYTYGTNGTEPPQDQPWAVNVTDPERIVSDARRARRAGADIVVVSLHWGTEWQDAPDATQRQLARELTGSRSAGAPDVDLILGTHAHVPQAYEKVNGTWVVYGMGDQIAGRMINNAGARDPRGNQGTIARFTFSPPAPDSARWRVTKAEYLPQFMDHDRAGPPRVVDLDAELADGDAPERYQRVRDRISDVVLSRGAGADGLTTPR, encoded by the coding sequence ATGCGCGGATATAAAACGACTAGTACTACCGCTACGACGCTGGTGGTCAGCGCCGCCCTGCTCGCCGCCGCCACCGCCTGTGCCCACGGGCCCGCCGGCACCACGTCCGACGACGGCAAGGCCCCCGGCAAGGAGGCGCGGGCGCCCTTCACCCTCGTCGCCACGGGCGACATCCTCCCGCACGACTCGGTGATCCAGCAGGCGAACCGCGACGCGGGCGGCAAAGGCCACGACTTCCGCCCGATGCTCGACGGCGTGAAGCCCGTCATCTCCGCCGCCGACCTGGCGATCTGCCACATGGAGACCGTCTACGGACCGGCCGGCGGCCCGTACACCGGCTACCCCGTCTTCGTCTCCCCGCCGCAACTCGCCGCCGCGGCCAGGGACACCGGCTACGACTCCTGCTCCACCGCCTCCAACCACACCCTCGACGCCGGCTCCCAGGGCATCGGCCGCACCCTCGACGCCCTCGACGCCGCCGGCGTCGCCCACACCGGCTCCGCCCGCACCCCCGCCGAGGCGCAGCGGCCCGCGCTGCTGGAGGCGGGGGGCGCGACGGTGGCCCAACTCGCCTACACGTACGGCACGAACGGCACCGAGCCGCCGCAGGACCAGCCGTGGGCGGTCAACGTCACCGACCCCGAGCGGATCGTCTCGGACGCGCGCCGGGCCCGCCGGGCGGGCGCCGACATCGTCGTGGTCAGCCTGCACTGGGGCACCGAGTGGCAGGACGCGCCGGACGCCACGCAGCGGCAGCTCGCCCGCGAGCTGACCGGCTCGCGCTCGGCCGGGGCGCCGGACGTCGATCTGATCCTCGGCACGCACGCGCACGTGCCGCAGGCGTACGAGAAGGTCAACGGCACCTGGGTGGTCTACGGCATGGGCGACCAGATCGCCGGCCGCATGATCAACAACGCCGGCGCCCGCGACCCGCGCGGCAACCAGGGCACCATCGCCCGCTTCACCTTCTCCCCGCCCGCGCCGGACAGCGCGCGCTGGCGGGTGACCAAGGCGGAGTACCTGCCGCAGTTCATGGACCACGACCGCGCGGGCCCGCCGCGGGTCGTCGACCTCGACGCCGAACTCGCCGACGGCGACGCCCCGGAGCGCTACCAGCGCGTACGCGACCGCATCAGCGACGTCGTCCTCAGCCGCGGCGCGGGCGCGGACGGGCTGACCACACCCCGCTGA
- a CDS encoding MaoC/PaaZ C-terminal domain-containing protein: MPIDAARALAGAPRETRIAWTRKDVLLYHLGIGAGRPATDPAELRYVLEDRLRVLPGFVTVAGDGGVAGEGAGLDAPGIDVDLTAVLHGAQRIGLHRPLPPAGEATRTSRIAAVYDKGKAAVLVLRTEAADADGPLWTSDTQLYVRGEGGFGGDRGPSPRLPDPEGPPAHVVDRGIREDQALLYRLSGDWNPLHADPEFAALAGFDRPILHGLCSYGMALKAAVDTVLAGDPGRVRSYATRFAGVVYPGETLRIRLWPEGGGRIRLTASAVERDESPVLADALIEHD; this comes from the coding sequence ATGCCCATCGACGCCGCCCGGGCCCTCGCCGGCGCACCCCGCGAGACCAGGATCGCCTGGACCCGCAAGGACGTTCTCCTCTACCACCTCGGCATCGGCGCGGGACGACCCGCCACCGACCCGGCCGAGCTGCGCTACGTCCTGGAGGACCGGCTGCGCGTGCTGCCCGGCTTCGTCACCGTCGCCGGCGACGGCGGCGTGGCCGGCGAGGGCGCGGGGCTCGACGCCCCCGGCATCGACGTCGACCTCACCGCCGTACTCCACGGTGCCCAGCGCATCGGACTGCACCGCCCGCTGCCGCCCGCAGGCGAGGCGACCCGCACCTCGCGCATCGCCGCCGTGTACGACAAGGGCAAGGCCGCCGTGCTGGTGCTGCGCACCGAGGCGGCCGACGCGGACGGCCCGCTGTGGACCTCCGACACCCAGCTCTACGTCCGCGGCGAAGGCGGCTTCGGCGGCGACCGCGGCCCGTCGCCGCGCCTGCCCGACCCCGAGGGCCCGCCGGCGCACGTCGTCGACCGCGGCATCCGCGAGGACCAGGCGCTGCTCTACCGCCTGTCCGGCGACTGGAACCCGCTGCACGCCGACCCGGAGTTCGCCGCCCTCGCCGGCTTCGACCGGCCGATCCTGCACGGGCTGTGCTCGTACGGCATGGCGCTGAAGGCGGCGGTGGACACGGTCCTGGCCGGCGACCCCGGGCGGGTGCGGTCATACGCGACGCGCTTCGCGGGGGTGGTGTACCCGGGGGAGACGCTGCGGATCCGGCTGTGGCCGGAGGGCGGCGGCCGGATCCGGCTGACCGCGAGCGCCGTGGAGCGGGACGAGTCCCCCGTACTCGCGGACGCACTCATCGAGCACGACTGA
- a CDS encoding Nif3-like dinuclear metal center hexameric protein yields MPALADVVAALEALWPAGRAEPWDAVGTVCGDPDARVERVLFAVDPVREVVDEAVEWSADLLVTHHPLYLRGTSTVSAGTFKGRVVHTLIKNDVALHVAHTNADRADPGVSDALAGALGLRVTGPLVPDADDPAGRRGLGRLGELDAPVPLREFADRAAAALPRTATGLRVAGDPDGEVRTAAVCGGSGDGLFDAVRAAGVDVYVTADLRHHPVSEAQQHAALAAGGRPYLIDAGHWASEWPWCEQAAAQLDAISDRNAWGLRTRVSRIVTDPWTTHAPAPAASAAPSAGTAGSPAPHASLAPTSPELPA; encoded by the coding sequence GTGCCTGCACTTGCCGACGTCGTCGCCGCGCTCGAAGCCCTCTGGCCCGCCGGCCGCGCCGAGCCGTGGGACGCGGTCGGTACGGTGTGCGGCGACCCGGACGCCCGCGTGGAGCGCGTGCTGTTCGCCGTCGACCCGGTGCGCGAGGTCGTCGACGAGGCCGTCGAGTGGAGCGCCGACCTGCTCGTCACGCACCACCCCCTCTACCTGCGCGGTACGTCGACCGTCTCGGCCGGCACGTTCAAGGGCCGCGTCGTGCACACGCTCATCAAGAACGACGTCGCGCTGCACGTCGCCCACACCAACGCCGACCGCGCCGACCCCGGCGTCTCCGACGCCCTCGCCGGCGCCCTCGGCCTGCGCGTCACCGGGCCCCTCGTGCCCGACGCCGACGACCCCGCGGGCCGCCGCGGCCTCGGCCGCCTCGGCGAGCTGGACGCCCCGGTGCCGCTGCGGGAGTTCGCCGACCGCGCCGCCGCGGCCCTGCCCCGTACCGCCACCGGACTGCGCGTCGCCGGCGACCCGGACGGCGAGGTCCGTACGGCCGCCGTCTGCGGCGGCTCGGGTGACGGGCTCTTCGACGCGGTGCGTGCCGCGGGCGTCGACGTCTACGTCACCGCCGACCTGCGCCACCACCCGGTCTCCGAGGCGCAGCAGCACGCCGCGCTCGCCGCCGGCGGCCGCCCGTACCTGATCGACGCGGGCCACTGGGCCAGCGAGTGGCCCTGGTGCGAGCAGGCCGCCGCGCAGTTGGACGCGATCTCGGACCGGAACGCATGGGGTCTGCGTACGCGGGTGTCGCGTATCGTGACCGACCCCTGGACCACGCACGCGCCCGCACCGGCCGCATCGGCCGCCCCGTCCGCGGGCACCGCGGGATCCCCCGCGCCCCACGCCAGCCTTGCCCCTACGAGCCCGGAGCTGCCAGCTTGA
- a CDS encoding zinc ribbon domain-containing protein has translation MNAAPADQIRLLDVQALDVRLTQLQHRRRTLPEHEEVAGLEADLAQHRDLLVAAQTEESDTEREQAKAEKDVDQVRQRAARDQQRLDSGAVTSPKDLENLQREIASLARRQSDLEDVVLEVMERRETVQERVAELTGRVESVHAKITDATARREAALGEIDAEAGTVTKERAAAAGEIPADLLKLYDKLREQQGGVGAARLYQRRCEGCRLELNITEINEVRAAAPDTVARCENCRRILVRTPESGL, from the coding sequence TTGAACGCCGCGCCCGCCGACCAGATCCGCCTGCTGGACGTCCAGGCCCTCGACGTCCGCCTCACCCAGCTCCAGCACCGCCGCCGTACCCTCCCGGAACACGAGGAGGTCGCCGGCCTGGAGGCCGACCTCGCGCAGCACCGCGACCTCCTCGTCGCCGCGCAGACCGAGGAAAGCGACACCGAGCGGGAGCAGGCCAAGGCCGAGAAGGACGTCGACCAGGTGCGCCAGCGCGCCGCGCGCGACCAGCAGCGGCTGGACTCCGGCGCGGTGACCTCGCCCAAGGACCTGGAGAACCTGCAGCGCGAGATCGCCTCGCTGGCCCGCCGGCAGAGCGACCTGGAGGACGTCGTCCTGGAGGTCATGGAGCGCCGCGAGACCGTGCAGGAGCGGGTGGCGGAGCTGACCGGCCGGGTCGAGTCGGTTCACGCCAAGATCACGGACGCCACGGCGCGGCGCGAAGCGGCGCTCGGCGAGATCGACGCCGAGGCCGGCACGGTCACCAAGGAGCGCGCGGCCGCCGCCGGCGAGATCCCCGCGGACCTGCTGAAGCTGTACGACAAGCTGCGCGAGCAGCAGGGCGGCGTCGGCGCGGCCCGGCTGTACCAGCGGCGCTGCGAGGGCTGCCGGCTGGAGTTGAACATCACGGAGATCAACGAGGTACGGGCCGCGGCCCCCGACACCGTCGCACGGTGCGAGAACTGCCGCCGGATCCTGGTCCGTACACCCGAATCCGGCCTCTGA
- a CDS encoding bifunctional RNase H/acid phosphatase, whose protein sequence is MPGPARRAFTVEADGGSRGNPGPAGYGAVVRDADGAVLAEDAAYVGVASNNVAEYRGLIAGLRAVRGLDPDAEVRVRMDSKLVVEQMSGRWKIKHPGMRELAAEAREVFPPGRVSYEWIPREKNKYADRLANEAMDAGRRGEQWRAEASRAEPAAGTGGAGTREGSGARREGGVRGEGAVRAEGGVRAEGTGKSATPAVGWGTDLGAPTTFLLLRHGETALTPQKRFSGTGGSDPELSATGRGQAAAAAGLLAARGTVQAVVSSPLRRCRETAAAAAGRLGLDIRVEDGLRETDFGAWEGLTFAEVRERHPEDLAEWLRSTKAAPSGGGESFAEVSRRVAVARDKLLARYAGRTVLLVTHVTPIKTLVRLALGAPPESLYRMELSPAGVSEVAYYADGHASVRLLNDTSHLR, encoded by the coding sequence ATGCCCGGCCCGGCCCGGCGCGCGTTCACCGTCGAGGCGGACGGCGGCTCGCGGGGGAACCCGGGGCCCGCGGGGTACGGCGCCGTGGTGCGCGACGCGGACGGCGCGGTGCTGGCGGAGGACGCGGCGTACGTCGGGGTGGCGAGCAACAACGTCGCCGAGTACCGCGGGCTGATCGCCGGGCTGCGGGCGGTGCGCGGGCTCGACCCGGACGCGGAGGTCCGGGTGCGGATGGACTCCAAGCTCGTCGTCGAGCAGATGTCGGGGCGCTGGAAGATCAAGCACCCCGGGATGCGTGAACTGGCCGCCGAGGCGCGGGAGGTCTTCCCGCCGGGGCGGGTGTCGTACGAGTGGATTCCGCGGGAGAAGAACAAGTACGCCGACCGGCTCGCGAACGAGGCGATGGACGCGGGCAGGCGCGGCGAGCAGTGGCGCGCGGAGGCGTCGCGGGCGGAGCCGGCCGCGGGGACCGGCGGTGCCGGGACGCGGGAGGGCTCCGGCGCGCGGCGCGAGGGCGGCGTACGGGGCGAAGGTGCTGTCCGGGCCGAGGGCGGCGTACGGGCCGAGGGGACCGGCAAGTCCGCGACCCCGGCGGTGGGTTGGGGCACCGATCTCGGGGCACCCACCACGTTCCTCCTGCTCCGCCACGGCGAGACCGCCCTCACCCCCCAGAAACGGTTCTCCGGCACCGGCGGCAGCGACCCCGAACTCTCCGCCACCGGCCGCGGCCAGGCCGCGGCCGCCGCCGGGCTCCTCGCCGCCCGCGGCACCGTCCAGGCCGTGGTCAGCTCTCCGCTGCGCCGCTGCCGCGAGACCGCGGCGGCGGCGGCCGGGCGGCTCGGGCTGGACATCCGGGTCGAGGACGGGCTGCGGGAGACGGACTTCGGCGCCTGGGAGGGGCTGACGTTCGCGGAGGTGCGGGAGCGCCACCCCGAAGACCTCGCCGAGTGGCTGCGCTCCACGAAGGCCGCGCCGAGCGGCGGCGGGGAGTCCTTCGCCGAGGTCAGCCGCCGCGTCGCGGTCGCGCGCGACAAGCTCCTCGCGCGGTACGCGGGCCGCACGGTGCTGCTCGTGACGCACGTGACGCCGATCAAGACGCTGGTCCGGCTGGCGCTGGGGGCGCCCCCGGAGTCGCTGTACCGGATGGAGCTGTCGCCGGCGGGGGTGTCCGAGGTCGCGTACTACGCGGACGGGCACGCGAGCGTACGTCTGCTGAACGACACGTCGCACCTGCGCTGA
- the eda gene encoding bifunctional 4-hydroxy-2-oxoglutarate aldolase/2-dehydro-3-deoxy-phosphogluconate aldolase has translation MTTDSASASASVPSSVLGLAPVIPVVVLDDAADAVPLARALVAGGLPAVEVTLRTPAALDAIRAIAAEVPDAVVGAGTVLDAAAVDASAAAGARFLVSPGSTDGLLSAMAASGLAYLPGVSTVSEAMGLLERGVTEMKFFPAEASGGIAYLKSLASPLPRARFCPTGGVTAESAPRYLTLPNVGCVGGTWMLPKAALAAKDWATVEKLAAEAAALGRG, from the coding sequence GTGACCACTGACTCCGCCTCCGCGTCCGCGTCCGTCCCGTCCTCCGTGCTGGGCCTCGCGCCCGTCATCCCGGTCGTCGTCCTCGACGACGCCGCCGACGCCGTGCCGCTGGCGCGGGCGCTGGTGGCCGGAGGGCTGCCCGCGGTCGAGGTGACGCTGCGCACGCCGGCGGCGCTCGACGCGATCCGGGCCATCGCCGCCGAGGTGCCGGACGCGGTGGTCGGCGCCGGCACGGTACTGGACGCGGCGGCGGTGGACGCCTCCGCCGCCGCGGGTGCCCGGTTCCTCGTCAGCCCCGGCTCGACGGACGGGCTGCTGTCGGCGATGGCCGCGTCGGGCCTGGCGTACCTGCCGGGGGTGTCGACGGTGTCGGAGGCGATGGGCCTGCTGGAGCGGGGGGTGACGGAGATGAAGTTCTTCCCGGCAGAGGCGTCGGGCGGCATCGCGTACCTGAAGTCCCTCGCCTCCCCGCTGCCCCGCGCCCGGTTCTGCCCGACGGGCGGCGTCACGGCGGAGTCGGCGCCGCGGTATCTGACGCTGCCTAACGTCGGCTGCGTGGGCGGCACATGGATGCTGCCGAAGGCGGCCCTGGCGGCGAAGGACTGGGCGACGGTGGAGAAGCTGGCAGCGGAGGCCGCGGCGCTCGGCAGGGGTTGA
- the yaaA gene encoding peroxide stress protein YaaA: protein MLVLLPPSEGKAEGRRGAPLKLDSLSLPGLTAAREAVLDELVGLCAADEEKAADVLGLTEGLRGEVARNARLRTAPTRPAGQIYTGVLYDALGLATLDAAAKRRASASLLVFSGLWGAVRIGDRIPAYRCSMGVRLPAAGALGAYWRGPLDAALPAAAGRGLVLDLRSSAYATAWRPRGELAARTAAVRVLHATVVDGVEKRSVVSHFNKATKGRLLRDLLTSGANPRTPAALLTALRELGYRVEGEPPRRAGQPWELDVVVTEL, encoded by the coding sequence GTGCTCGTACTGCTGCCACCGTCCGAGGGCAAGGCCGAGGGCAGGCGCGGAGCCCCGCTGAAGCTCGACTCGCTCTCCCTGCCCGGCCTCACCGCCGCCCGCGAGGCCGTCCTCGACGAGCTGGTCGGACTCTGCGCCGCCGACGAGGAGAAGGCCGCCGACGTGCTGGGCCTCACCGAAGGGCTGCGCGGCGAGGTGGCGCGCAACGCCCGGCTGCGGACCGCGCCCACCCGCCCCGCCGGGCAGATCTACACCGGCGTGCTCTACGACGCGCTCGGCCTCGCCACGCTCGACGCCGCGGCGAAGCGGCGCGCGTCGGCGTCGCTGCTGGTCTTCTCCGGCCTGTGGGGCGCGGTGCGGATCGGCGACCGCATCCCGGCGTACCGCTGCTCCATGGGCGTACGGCTGCCGGCCGCGGGCGCGCTCGGCGCGTACTGGCGCGGGCCGCTGGACGCCGCCCTGCCGGCGGCGGCGGGCCGCGGGCTCGTCCTCGACCTGCGCTCGTCGGCGTACGCGACGGCCTGGCGGCCCCGCGGCGAACTGGCCGCGCGCACGGCGGCGGTGCGGGTGCTGCACGCGACGGTGGTGGACGGGGTGGAGAAGCGGTCGGTGGTCAGCCACTTCAACAAGGCGACGAAGGGCCGGCTGCTCCGCGACCTCCTGACCTCGGGCGCGAACCCCCGCACCCCGGCGGCGCTGCTGACGGCGCTGCGCGAGCTGGGGTACCGGGTGGAGGGTGAGCCGCCGCGGCGGGCGGGGCAGCCGTGGGAGCTGGACGTGGTGGTGACGGAGCTGTAG
- a CDS encoding right-handed parallel beta-helix repeat-containing protein, with protein sequence MKWKHLRRRVAVGIPALGLVAIGVLPLSGQAMAGVAPEGDGTAAAGSAAPGKAAAAGAELPYVEYEAEAGTYDGTLLEADAKRTFGHTNFASESSGRRSVRLENTGQYVEFTSTSPTNSIVVRNSIPDAPGGGGAEATIGLYADGEFVQKLDLSSKHSWLYGNTDDPEGLTNNPQTDARRLFDESHALLDDSYPAGTTFRLQRDAGDDAAFYVIDLIDLEQVAPPKEKPAACTSITEYGAVPDDGNDDTQALQAAVTADQNGEIECVWIPPGQWRQEQKILTDDPEGGQYNQVGISNVDIRGAGMWHSQFSTLTPPHEAGGINHPHEGNFGFDIDKNTKITDLAIFGSGTIRGGDGGHEGGVGLNGRFGVGTEISNVWIEHANVGVWVGRDYSNKPELWGPADGLKFSGMRIRNTYADGINFTNGTRNSEVVNSSFRTTGDDSLAVWASKYVKDQAVDIGHDNHFRNNTIQLPWRANGVAIYGGYGNTVENNLITDTANYPGIMLATDHDPVPFTGETVISGNSLYRCGGAFWGEAQEFGAITLFPAGQPIPGVTIKDTDIHDSTYDGIQFKTGGGEMPNVNISNVSIEKSNNGAGILAMGGARGSANLTNVTITGSADGDVVIEPGSQFVINGWPGAENGTPARSGKD encoded by the coding sequence ATGAAGTGGAAGCACCTCAGACGGCGCGTGGCCGTCGGGATACCGGCGCTCGGCCTCGTCGCGATCGGGGTCCTGCCCCTCTCCGGCCAGGCCATGGCCGGCGTCGCCCCCGAGGGTGACGGCACCGCCGCCGCAGGCAGCGCCGCCCCCGGCAAAGCGGCCGCGGCCGGCGCGGAGCTGCCCTACGTCGAGTACGAGGCCGAGGCCGGCACGTACGACGGCACCCTGCTGGAGGCCGACGCGAAGCGCACCTTCGGGCACACGAACTTCGCGTCCGAGTCCTCGGGCCGCCGGTCGGTGCGGCTGGAGAACACCGGTCAGTACGTCGAGTTCACCTCGACCTCCCCGACCAACTCCATCGTCGTCCGCAACTCCATCCCCGACGCCCCGGGCGGCGGTGGCGCGGAGGCGACCATCGGCCTGTACGCCGACGGCGAGTTCGTGCAGAAGCTGGACCTGTCGTCCAAGCACAGTTGGCTGTACGGCAACACCGACGACCCCGAGGGCCTGACCAACAACCCGCAGACCGACGCCCGCCGGCTCTTCGACGAGTCCCACGCCCTGCTCGACGACAGCTACCCGGCCGGCACCACCTTCCGCCTCCAGCGCGACGCCGGTGACGACGCCGCGTTCTACGTCATCGACCTGATCGACCTGGAGCAGGTCGCGCCGCCGAAGGAAAAGCCGGCCGCGTGCACGTCGATCACCGAGTACGGCGCCGTGCCCGACGACGGCAACGACGACACCCAGGCGCTGCAGGCGGCCGTCACCGCCGACCAGAACGGCGAGATCGAGTGCGTCTGGATCCCGCCGGGCCAGTGGCGGCAGGAGCAGAAGATCCTGACCGACGACCCCGAGGGCGGCCAGTACAACCAGGTCGGCATCAGCAACGTCGACATCCGCGGCGCCGGCATGTGGCACTCGCAGTTCTCTACGCTGACCCCGCCGCACGAGGCCGGCGGCATCAACCACCCGCACGAGGGCAACTTCGGGTTCGACATCGACAAGAACACCAAGATCACCGACCTCGCCATCTTCGGCTCCGGCACCATCCGCGGCGGCGACGGCGGCCACGAGGGCGGCGTGGGCCTCAACGGCCGGTTCGGCGTCGGCACGGAGATCTCCAACGTGTGGATCGAGCATGCCAACGTCGGGGTCTGGGTCGGCCGCGACTACTCCAACAAGCCGGAGCTGTGGGGCCCCGCCGACGGGCTGAAGTTCAGCGGGATGCGGATACGCAACACGTACGCCGACGGCATCAACTTCACCAACGGCACCCGCAACTCCGAGGTCGTCAACTCGTCGTTCCGCACCACGGGTGACGACTCGCTCGCGGTCTGGGCCAGCAAGTACGTGAAGGACCAGGCCGTCGACATCGGCCACGACAACCACTTCCGCAACAACACCATCCAGTTGCCCTGGCGCGCGAACGGGGTCGCGATCTACGGCGGCTACGGCAACACCGTCGAGAACAACCTGATCACCGACACGGCGAACTACCCGGGCATCATGCTCGCCACCGACCACGACCCGGTGCCGTTCACCGGCGAGACGGTGATCTCGGGCAACTCGCTGTACCGCTGCGGCGGCGCGTTCTGGGGCGAGGCGCAGGAGTTCGGCGCGATCACGCTCTTCCCCGCGGGCCAGCCGATCCCGGGCGTGACGATCAAGGACACGGACATCCACGACTCGACGTACGACGGGATCCAGTTCAAGACGGGCGGCGGCGAGATGCCGAACGTGAACATCTCGAACGTGTCGATCGAGAAGTCCAACAACGGCGCCGGCATCCTCGCGATGGGCGGCGCCCGCGGCAGCGCGAACCTCACGAACGTCACCATCACCGGCTCTGCGGACGGCGACGTGGTCATCGAGCCGGGGTCGCAGTTCGTGATCAACGGCTGGCCGGGGGCGGAGAACGGCACACCGGCCCGTAGCGGAAAGGACTGA